The genomic interval TCGACCAGGTTTGCTTCGAGTCCGAAATCGCCTTCGGTCGTGAGATGTTCGACGTCTTGGCGCGGCGCGCGGAGGTCTTCTTGCTCGCGGAGTCTGAGGGCCGAATGGTCGGCTTCGTGATTGCCAACGTCAACGCCGAAGACGACGTCGGGCTGATCGTCACCCTCGATGTTCACCCGGAGTGGCGGCGTCGCGGTATCGGTTCCTACCTTTTGGAACGGGCGGAAGAAAAGCTCGCGGTGTTTCGGCCGTCGGCGATGTTCCTACAGGTATTCGTGGAAAACTACGAAGCGTTGGGCCTGTACCAAAAGCACGGCTACAGCACCATTTTACAGATCGATGATTATTATGGTCCGAGAAAAGACGCGCTGTTGATGATGAAGTCCATGGAGGACGATCAGGTAGAT from Candidatus Lernaella stagnicola carries:
- a CDS encoding N-acetyltransferase, which codes for MTADVTLRPAEAVDAAACFDLDQVCFESEIAFGREMFDVLARRAEVFLLAESEGRMVGFVIANVNAEDDVGLIVTLDVHPEWRRRGIGSYLLERAEEKLAVFRPSAMFLQVFVENYEALGLYQKHGYSTILQIDDYYGPRKDALLMMKSMEDDQVDSD